The following proteins are encoded in a genomic region of Ailuropoda melanoleuca isolate Jingjing chromosome 10, ASM200744v2, whole genome shotgun sequence:
- the ZNF263 gene encoding zinc finger protein 263 isoform X3: MQRELGRLRLQVTNHRRGTEVLLEEPLPLETARESPSFKLEPMETERSPGPRLQELLGPSPKRDPQAVKERALSAPWLSLFPAEGNMEDKEMTGPQLPESLEDVAMYISQEEWGHQDPSKRAHSRDTVQESYENVDSLESQVPSQEALSTQVEQGGNPWDPSVQTCKEGLRPRSPAPGEEKFENEEESAQSVSPESIHPQALLPGQARGEVPWSPEQGTPRDRAEGHWEPPPEEGMEPSLVGATSCRELGRPKELQPRKLHLCPLCGKNFSNNSNLIRHQRIHAAERLCMGVECGEIFGGNPHFLSLHRAHLGEEAHKCLECGKSFSQNTHLTRHQRTHTGEKPYQCTVCGKSFSCNSNLHRHQRTHTGEKPYKCPECGEIFAHSSNLLRHQRIHTGERPYKCAECGKSFSRSSHLVIHERTHEKERLYPFSECGEAVSDSTLFLTNHGTHKAEKKLFECLTCGKSFRQGMHLTRHQRTHTGEKPYKCNLCGENFSHRSNLIRHQRIHTGEKPYTCHECGDSFSHSSNRIRHLRTHTGERPYKCSECGESFSRSSRLMSHQRTHTG; encoded by the exons GTCACAAACCATAGGCGGGGAACAGAAGTGCTCTTGGAGGAGCCTTTGCCTCTGGAAACAGCACGAGAGTCACCGAGCTTCAAGTTGGAGCCAATGGAGACTGAGCGAAGCCCTGGCCCCAGGCTGCAGGAGCTGCTAGGCCCCAGCCCCAAAAGAGACCCCCAAGCTGTAAAGGAGAGGG CATTGTCTGCtccctggctttctctctttcctgctgaAGGAAACATGGAAGACAAGGAGATGACTGGGCCCCAG TTGCCTGAGAGCTTAGAGGACGTGGCTATGTACATCTCCCAGGAGGAGTGGGGGCATCAGGATCCTAGTAAGAGGGCCCACTCCAGGGACACGGTGCAGGAGAGTTATGAGAATGTGGACTCACTGG AGTCTCAGGTTCCTAGTCAGGAGGCCCTGAGCACCCAGGTGGAACAAGGAGGAAATCCATGGGATCCCAGTGTTCAGACTTGCAAGGAGGGCCTGCGTCCCAGAAGCCCAGCTCCAG GAGAAGAGAAGTTTGAGAACGAGGAAGAAAGTGCTCAGTCCGTTTCCCCTGAGAGCATCCACCCCCAGGCACTGCTGCCTGGCcaggccagaggggaggtgccCTGGAGTCCTGAGCAGGGAACGCCTCGGGACAGGGCAGAAGGGCACTGGGAGCCTCCCCCAGAGGAAGGGATGGAGCCATCCTTAGTGGGGGCCACAAGTTGCAGAGAACTGGGGCGACCAAAGGAATTGCAGCCGAGGAAGCTCCACTTGTGTCCGTTGTGTGGCAAAAATTTCTCTAACAACTCGAACCTAATTAGGCACCAGAGAATACATGCAGCAGAGAGACTGTGTATGGGTGTGGAGTGTGGTGAAATCTTTGGTGGGAACCCACACTTTCTGTCACTACACAGAGCACACTTGGGAGAGGAGGCCCATAAGTGCCTGGAATGTGGAAAAAGCTTCAGTCAGAATACCCACCTGACTCGCCATCAGCGCACCCACACGGGTGAGAAACCCTATCAATGTACCGTGTGTGGAAAAAGCTTCTCTTGCAACTCAAACCTTCACAGGCACCAGAGGACACATACAGGTGAAAAGCCCTACAAGTGCCCCGAGTGTGGGGAGATCTTTGCTCATAGTTCCAACCTCCTTAGGCACCAAAGGATTCACACAGGAGAGAGACCTTATAAGTGTGCCGAGTGTGGGAAAAGTTTCTCTCGCAGTTCACACCTTGTCATACACGAAAGAACTCACGAGAAAGAGAGGCTTTACCCCTTCTCTGAGTGTGGGGAAGCGGTGAGTGACAGCACCCTCTTTCTTACAAATCATGGAACCCACAAGGCAGAGAAAAAACTCTTTGAATGTTTGACTTGTGGGAAAAGCTTCCGGCAGGGCATGCACCTCACCAGACATCAGAGAACGCACACAGGGGAGAAACCATATAAGTGTAACCTTTGTGGGGAAAACTTCTCGCATAGATCAAACTTAATCAGGCACCAGAGAATTCACACGGGAGAAAAACCCTATACCTGTCATGAGTGTGGAGACAGTTTTTCTCACAGCTCCAATCGGATTCGTCATCTGAGAACCCATACGGGAGAGAGACCCTATAAATGTTCTGAATGTGGAGAGAGCTTTTCTCGGAGTTCACGCCTTATGAGTCACCAGAGAACTCACACGGGATAG